Proteins co-encoded in one Klebsiella michiganensis genomic window:
- the tynA gene encoding tyramine oxidase (catalyzes the formation of phenylacetaldehyde from 2-phenylethylamine) — MTMKTGKKALALAIALLTSAGIHAPAFAHGGEAHMVPMQKTLADFGADVQWDDYAQMFTLVKDGAYVKVKPNATSAIVNGKTLKLEVPVIFKDKTAFISEGFINEVFQSGLDQTFAVEKKPHPLNSLSADEINKTVEIIKAAADYKPNIRFTEISLREPPKEQVWKFVMDGTSVSQPREADVIMLDGRHIIEATVDLAAGKVNSWKPIEGAQGMVLLDDFASVQSIINNSKEFADAVKKRGISDPSKVVTTPLTVGYFDGKDGLKQDQRLLKVVSYLDVGDGNYWAHPIENLVAVVDLEQKKIIKIETGPVIPVPMTPRPYDGRDREAANLKPLNIIEPEGKNYTITGDTIRWQNWDLHLRLNSRVGPIISTVTYNDNGTKRKIMYEGSLGGMIVPYGDPDIGWYFKAYLDAGDYGMGTLTSPIVRGKDAPGNAVLLDETLADYTGKPTTIPRAIAVFERYAGPEYKHQEMGQPNVSSERRELVIRWISTVGNYDYIFDWVFHQNGTIGIDAGATGIEAVKGVKAKTMHDATAKEDTRYGTLIDHNIVGTTHQHIYNFRLDLDVDGENNSLTAIDPVVKPNTSGGPRTSTMQTNEYAIKNEQDAAQKFDPGTVRLLSNPNKENRMGNPVSYQLIPYAGGTHPVATGAKFAPDEWIYHRLSFMDKQLWVTRYNPDERYSEGKYPNRSAHDTGLGAYSKDNQSLENTDNVVWLTTGTTHIARAEEWPIMPTEWVHALLKPWNFFNETPTLVKSDDKESQ, encoded by the coding sequence ATGACAATGAAAACTGGAAAAAAAGCGCTGGCGCTGGCTATTGCGCTCCTGACCTCGGCGGGGATTCACGCCCCGGCTTTTGCCCACGGCGGCGAGGCACATATGGTGCCAATGCAAAAAACGCTCGCGGATTTTGGCGCCGACGTCCAGTGGGACGATTACGCACAGATGTTTACCCTCGTCAAAGACGGTGCCTACGTGAAGGTGAAGCCCAATGCCACCTCCGCCATCGTGAACGGCAAAACGCTCAAGCTCGAAGTGCCGGTTATCTTTAAAGACAAAACGGCGTTTATCTCCGAAGGGTTTATCAATGAAGTGTTTCAGTCCGGGCTGGATCAAACCTTTGCCGTCGAGAAAAAGCCACACCCGCTCAACTCCCTGAGCGCCGACGAAATTAATAAGACGGTGGAGATAATCAAAGCCGCGGCGGACTACAAGCCGAATATTCGCTTTACCGAGATTTCTCTGCGCGAGCCGCCCAAGGAGCAAGTCTGGAAGTTTGTGATGGACGGCACCAGCGTCAGCCAGCCGCGTGAGGCGGACGTCATCATGCTGGACGGCCGCCATATTATTGAAGCCACGGTGGATTTAGCCGCCGGAAAGGTCAACAGCTGGAAACCGATTGAAGGCGCTCAGGGCATGGTGCTGCTGGACGATTTCGCCAGCGTGCAGTCGATAATCAATAACAGCAAAGAATTTGCCGACGCGGTGAAAAAGCGTGGCATCAGCGATCCTTCAAAAGTGGTCACCACCCCGCTTACCGTCGGCTATTTCGACGGCAAGGACGGCCTGAAGCAGGATCAGCGCCTGCTGAAAGTGGTGAGCTATCTTGACGTTGGCGACGGCAACTACTGGGCGCACCCGATTGAAAACCTGGTGGCGGTGGTGGATCTTGAACAGAAAAAAATCATCAAGATTGAGACGGGCCCGGTCATTCCTGTGCCGATGACGCCCCGTCCCTATGATGGCCGCGATCGCGAAGCTGCGAACCTGAAGCCGCTGAATATCATTGAGCCTGAAGGGAAAAATTACACCATTACCGGGGATACGATTCGCTGGCAAAACTGGGATTTGCATCTGCGCCTGAACTCACGCGTAGGCCCGATAATCTCTACCGTGACCTACAACGACAACGGCACCAAACGAAAGATTATGTATGAAGGATCCCTTGGCGGGATGATTGTGCCGTATGGTGACCCGGATATCGGCTGGTATTTTAAGGCCTATCTGGATGCCGGTGACTACGGCATGGGCACGCTGACTTCCCCTATCGTGCGCGGCAAAGATGCGCCGGGTAATGCAGTTCTGCTGGACGAGACCCTGGCCGATTACACCGGGAAGCCAACCACTATTCCACGCGCTATTGCGGTTTTCGAACGTTATGCCGGGCCGGAGTATAAGCACCAGGAAATGGGCCAGCCGAACGTCAGCAGCGAACGTCGCGAGCTGGTGATCCGCTGGATAAGCACCGTGGGTAACTACGACTATATCTTTGACTGGGTCTTCCACCAGAACGGCACCATCGGCATTGATGCCGGGGCGACCGGGATCGAGGCGGTGAAAGGCGTGAAGGCTAAAACTATGCATGACGCCACCGCGAAAGAAGATACCCGCTACGGCACGCTGATAGACCACAATATTGTCGGCACAACGCATCAGCATATTTATAACTTCCGCCTGGATTTGGACGTCGACGGCGAAAATAACAGCCTGACCGCTATCGATCCGGTTGTGAAGCCGAACACCAGCGGCGGCCCGCGCACGAGTACGATGCAAACCAATGAATATGCGATTAAAAACGAACAGGATGCGGCGCAGAAATTTGACCCAGGCACTGTCCGCCTGTTGAGCAATCCGAATAAAGAAAACCGTATGGGCAACCCGGTTTCCTACCAGTTAATTCCTTACGCCGGGGGGACTCACCCGGTAGCTACCGGCGCGAAATTTGCGCCGGACGAGTGGATTTATCATCGCCTGAGCTTTATGGATAAGCAGCTGTGGGTGACTCGCTATAACCCGGATGAACGCTATTCCGAAGGGAAATACCCTAACCGCTCCGCGCACGACACCGGTTTAGGCGCTTACAGTAAAGACAATCAGTCGCTGGAAAACACGGACAACGTCGTCTGGTTAACCACCGGCACCACGCATATTGCCCGTGCCGAAGAGTGGCCAATCATGCCGACCGAGTGGGTGCATGCCCTGTTGAAGCCGTGGAACTTCTTTAATGAAACGCCAACGCTTGTGAAGTCAGACGATAAAGAGAGTCAATAG
- a CDS encoding methyltransferase: MNDTNDIFNTEFSRQYDASGERLKDISNNLHALISLLFRNLAAEAQVLCVGVGTGTEIVRLANLHPGWRFTGVDPSPDMLAVCAEKLAREGLSGRCTLIEGHVIDVPAREKYDAALCLLVAHFIQHPQRGGIYQHIADRLKPAGQLIAAEIAGDMASPDFDGQLRNWVALQQAYTQRERDISEVKAELSRRLLLLPPRQTEALLLAGGFASAQSFFQSLLIHGWQAIKP; this comes from the coding sequence ATGAACGATACGAACGACATTTTTAATACAGAATTTTCGCGCCAGTACGATGCCAGCGGCGAACGGTTGAAAGACATTTCAAACAACCTGCACGCATTGATATCCCTGTTGTTCCGAAACCTTGCTGCAGAGGCGCAGGTTCTCTGCGTTGGCGTCGGTACCGGGACAGAAATTGTTCGGCTGGCCAATCTGCACCCGGGGTGGCGTTTTACCGGGGTAGATCCTTCCCCGGATATGCTTGCTGTCTGTGCGGAAAAGCTTGCCCGGGAAGGGCTGAGTGGTCGCTGCACGCTGATTGAAGGCCACGTCATTGACGTTCCTGCACGGGAAAAATACGACGCCGCTTTGTGTTTGCTGGTGGCCCATTTTATCCAACATCCACAGCGGGGCGGTATTTACCAACACATTGCCGACAGGTTAAAACCCGCCGGGCAGCTTATCGCCGCGGAAATTGCGGGAGACATGGCGAGTCCCGATTTTGACGGGCAATTAAGAAATTGGGTTGCGCTGCAGCAGGCTTATACCCAACGCGAGCGGGACATTTCTGAGGTGAAGGCCGAGCTCAGCCGACGTTTACTTTTGTTGCCGCCGCGTCAAACTGAAGCATTGCTTCTTGCCGGGGGATTTGCCAGCGCGCAGTCGTTCTTCCAGTCGCTGCTTATTCACGGCTGGCAGGCTATCAAGCCCTGA
- a CDS encoding secretion protein HlyD — protein MNDITRYNSRLKEPALPRSSLVAWALGLMLLAFVLWANFFSLDEVTTGSGKVVPSSREQVIQSLEGGLLYKLCVHEGDIVEQGQVLAQLDRTKTESGVQESESHLHAAMAKAARLKAEVGATPLVFPDILASDSELVRQETALYESRRSSLEKGVSGLREAISLVQRELAMTEPLVKQGAASSVEVLRLQRQKNELENKITEMQNQYYVRAREELAEANEEIKTQRSVMRGREDSLTRLTFTSPVRAIVKGIEVTTVGGVIPPNGKLMTLVPLDDQMLIEAKISPRDVAFIHPGQNALVKITAYDYSIYGGLKGVVTTISPDTLQDEVKRDLYYYRVYIRTDASQLENREGKSFPIFPGMIATVDIKTGGKSVLDYLLKPLNKASEALRER, from the coding sequence ATGAACGACATCACTCGCTACAATAGCCGCCTGAAAGAGCCGGCGCTGCCGCGATCGAGCCTGGTCGCCTGGGCGTTGGGGCTGATGCTGCTGGCTTTTGTGCTCTGGGCGAATTTTTTCAGCCTGGATGAGGTCACGACCGGCTCAGGAAAAGTTGTCCCGTCGTCGCGCGAGCAGGTTATTCAGTCCCTGGAGGGCGGGCTTCTCTACAAGCTGTGCGTCCACGAGGGGGACATTGTTGAGCAGGGCCAGGTGCTGGCACAGCTTGACCGAACAAAAACCGAGTCCGGGGTACAGGAAAGTGAATCTCACCTCCACGCGGCGATGGCGAAAGCTGCCCGCCTGAAGGCCGAAGTTGGCGCCACACCGCTTGTCTTCCCGGACATACTGGCCAGCGATAGCGAGCTGGTACGCCAGGAGACAGCGCTCTACGAATCACGCCGCAGCAGCCTTGAAAAAGGGGTTTCCGGGCTGCGTGAGGCCATCTCGCTGGTGCAGCGCGAGCTGGCGATGACCGAGCCGCTGGTCAAGCAGGGCGCGGCCAGCAGCGTCGAGGTTCTGCGCCTGCAGCGGCAAAAAAACGAGCTGGAAAATAAAATCACCGAAATGCAAAACCAGTACTACGTCCGCGCTCGTGAAGAGCTGGCCGAAGCCAATGAGGAAATTAAAACTCAGCGCTCGGTGATGCGAGGCAGGGAAGACTCGTTGACGCGCCTGACATTTACCTCACCGGTGCGGGCGATTGTGAAAGGCATTGAGGTGACGACCGTGGGCGGCGTTATTCCCCCTAACGGCAAGCTGATGACGCTGGTACCGCTTGACGACCAAATGCTGATTGAGGCGAAAATCTCGCCGCGGGACGTCGCCTTCATTCACCCGGGGCAAAATGCGCTGGTGAAAATTACCGCCTACGACTACTCCATCTATGGCGGGCTGAAAGGGGTGGTCACCACCATTTCGCCGGATACGCTGCAGGATGAGGTGAAGCGTGACCTTTACTACTATCGGGTCTACATCCGCACCGATGCCAGCCAGCTGGAGAATCGGGAAGGAAAATCGTTCCCCATCTTCCCCGGCATGATTGCCACCGTAGACATTAAAACCGGCGGTAAGTCAGTTCTCGATTACCTGCTCAAACCGTTGAATAAAGCCAGCGAGGCGCTGCGAGAAAGATAA
- a CDS encoding ATP-binding protein, with translation MTSTHTRYEPWLQAMLAVARHYRLDFSEEHVRVVINQESQSPHHLVLEDMARQLGLALRSVPADVSLIDPWRLPLVVELNDGQMAVLTHMDKHGQLSIQLSGDSGLETVVSREALSQRLKGLFLLRPLNSIPDARVDDYVKPYQKNWFWTLALKDWKRYGDIMLVAMAANVLALAGMIFSMQVYDRVVPSQSVPTLWVLFGGVMLAILFEFTMRMLRVHIADVVGKRADLRISDRVFARALRIKNSARPKSTGSFISQIRELESVRELITSTTIGTVSDIPFFLLFVFILWLIGGPLVFVVLLAIPLLLIPGLLVQRPLAHLSNEGMRESAIRNATLVEAVQSIEDIKLLRAEQRFQNQWNNTNDVAAGVGMKQRWLTSLLMTWTQEVQSIVYAVVLLVGCYLVINGDMTTGALVGTSILASRTIAPLAQISGVLSRWQQAKVARKGLDDLMQRPLDDPEEGKKVHKAHLQGNYQLNYAAFYYDEEEKVNDLDIARLTITAGEKIAVLGRNGSGKSTLLQLLAGMQTPQHGQILLDGISLGQLDTADLRRDMTLLSQQARLFFGSIRDNLTMGRPLASDEEIHRALALSGALGFVQKQKNGLNYLITEGGAGLSGGQRQALLLARTLILQPQILLLDEPTAWLDEISEQQLVANLASWLGNRTLVVATHRIPILQLVDRIIVLDNGRIVMDGPRDKILQQHGMMENKAAPRRTATLKPNITSEVQV, from the coding sequence ATGACTTCAACCCATACCCGCTATGAACCCTGGCTGCAGGCCATGCTGGCCGTAGCCCGCCACTACCGGCTGGACTTCTCGGAAGAACACGTACGGGTGGTGATTAACCAGGAAAGCCAAAGCCCCCATCATCTGGTGCTGGAAGACATGGCTCGTCAGCTTGGATTAGCCCTGCGCAGCGTCCCGGCGGATGTCTCGCTTATCGATCCGTGGCGTTTGCCGCTGGTGGTGGAGCTTAATGACGGCCAGATGGCGGTGTTGACCCATATGGACAAGCACGGGCAGCTCAGCATACAGCTTAGCGGCGACAGCGGACTGGAAACCGTGGTCAGCCGTGAGGCACTGTCGCAAAGGCTGAAAGGCCTGTTTCTGCTGCGCCCGTTGAATTCTATCCCCGACGCGCGGGTGGATGACTACGTTAAGCCGTATCAAAAAAACTGGTTCTGGACGCTGGCGCTGAAAGACTGGAAACGCTACGGCGATATCATGCTGGTGGCGATGGCGGCAAACGTGCTGGCGCTTGCCGGGATGATCTTCTCCATGCAGGTGTACGACCGGGTGGTACCTTCACAGTCGGTCCCCACGCTGTGGGTACTGTTTGGCGGCGTGATGCTGGCGATTCTCTTTGAATTCACCATGCGTATGCTGCGCGTCCACATAGCCGACGTTGTCGGGAAGCGGGCCGATTTACGCATTTCTGACCGGGTGTTTGCCCGGGCATTGCGCATTAAAAACAGCGCCCGACCTAAATCTACCGGCTCGTTTATCTCACAGATTCGTGAACTGGAGTCGGTGCGGGAGCTTATCACCTCTACCACCATTGGCACGGTGTCGGACATTCCGTTCTTCCTGCTGTTTGTCTTTATTCTCTGGCTGATTGGCGGCCCGCTGGTGTTTGTGGTGCTGCTGGCGATTCCTCTGCTGCTGATCCCAGGCCTGCTGGTGCAGCGTCCGTTGGCGCACCTCTCGAACGAGGGCATGCGCGAGTCGGCTATCCGCAATGCCACGCTGGTGGAGGCCGTTCAGTCCATCGAAGACATCAAACTGCTGCGCGCAGAGCAGCGGTTCCAGAACCAGTGGAATAACACCAACGACGTAGCGGCCGGGGTGGGCATGAAGCAGCGCTGGCTGACCAGCCTGCTGATGACCTGGACGCAGGAAGTGCAGTCTATTGTCTACGCCGTAGTGCTGCTGGTCGGTTGCTACCTGGTGATTAACGGTGATATGACCACCGGCGCGCTGGTCGGAACTTCCATTCTGGCTTCCCGCACCATTGCTCCGCTGGCGCAGATATCCGGGGTGCTGTCGCGCTGGCAGCAGGCGAAGGTGGCGCGTAAAGGGCTGGATGACTTAATGCAACGTCCGCTGGACGACCCCGAGGAGGGCAAAAAAGTGCACAAAGCCCATTTGCAGGGAAACTACCAGCTTAACTACGCGGCGTTTTACTACGACGAAGAAGAGAAGGTCAACGACCTGGACATTGCGCGGTTGACCATTACTGCCGGGGAAAAAATCGCGGTACTTGGGCGGAACGGCTCCGGAAAAAGCACGCTCTTACAGCTGCTGGCGGGGATGCAAACGCCGCAGCACGGGCAGATCCTGCTGGATGGTATCAGTCTCGGCCAGCTCGACACCGCCGATCTTCGCCGTGATATGACCCTGCTTAGCCAGCAGGCTCGCCTGTTCTTCGGCTCAATCCGCGATAACCTGACCATGGGCCGCCCGCTGGCAAGCGACGAAGAGATCCACCGCGCCCTGGCGCTTAGCGGCGCGCTGGGCTTTGTTCAGAAGCAAAAAAATGGCCTCAACTACCTGATTACCGAAGGTGGCGCAGGCCTTTCCGGGGGGCAGCGACAGGCGTTGCTGCTGGCGCGAACCCTCATCCTGCAGCCGCAGATCCTGCTGTTGGATGAACCCACGGCCTGGCTGGATGAAATCAGCGAGCAGCAGCTCGTCGCCAACCTTGCTTCGTGGCTGGGCAACCGCACGCTGGTGGTCGCCACGCACCGGATACCCATCCTGCAGCTGGTAGACCGCATCATCGTGCTGGATAACGGCCGTATCGTCATGGATGGCCCACGAGACAAAATCCTGCAGCAGCACGGGATGATGGAAAATAAAGCCGCCCCGCGGCGGACTGCGACGCTCAAGCCAAATATCACGTCGGAGGTGCAGGTATGA